The Delphinus delphis chromosome 11, mDelDel1.2, whole genome shotgun sequence DNA segment tatgatatttgtttttctctttctgacttacttcactctgtttgacagtctctaggtccatccacgtctctacaaatgacccaatttcgttcctttttatggctgagtaatattccattgtatatatgtgccacatcctctttatccattcctctgtcgatgggcatttaggttgcttccatgtcctggctattgtaaatagtgtgaagctagccacttaaaaaaaaattctctcttagaGTTCTCTAACTGACAGCTTGCTTATTTTGCAGACGATAAAACAGGTACCAAGAGGTTAAGAGGTGTACCTCAGGGTACCCAGCAAGTTGGGGGTAGGGATCTCCGGATTTCCCATCTTTATCGTCATCCACAGCAGAATTATTTCTGTTACCATCGTCCCCATCTTAATTATCACCATCTTTATCACCATTATGAAAGTGAACATTGATTAAAGGCTTATTCTGTGCTGGGGTCATTTTAAGCACTTGCtataaattaactcatttaatccacacaaaaactatgaggcatttatcctcattttttagTTGATAAAACTGTGACACAGAGATGTGAAGAAACTTGTCAAACATCACGCATCTAGTAAGTAGTGTAGGCAGCCATCAGACTTAGGCAGTCTGGCTCAATGCTCTATTTTTAACCACTGTATTATCTCTCCATATATTGCATGTACATTCatcaaattttttattataaggtGAGCAAAAACAATTCACACAGTcctgtttggtgtgtgtgtgtgtgtgtgtgtgtgtgtgtgtgtgtgtgtgtgtgtgtgtatactgccTACACGTACACACTCTTCATGGGAAAGGTTAGCAGCCACTAAGATGTGGCTGATGGAAGAAAcactgaaatataaaaaattattgtcAGGTGTAACTACTAACTGGGAGTACAATGGGATAAGGATATAGAATGAGATGGAAGatgtaaacctttaaaaaaatggtctagggcttccctggtggtgcagtggttaggagcctgcctgccaatgcaggggacatgggttcaagccctggtccaggaggatcccacgtgccacggagcagcaaagcctgtgtgccacggctgctgagcctgcgctctagagcctgcgagccacaactactgagcccgcgtgcctagagcctgtgctccaccacaagagaagacactgcaatgagaagcccgtgcaccgtggtgaggagtagcccccgctcaccacaactagagagggcccatgtgcagcaacgaagacccaatgcagccaaaaattaaataaataaaataaataagtaaaattttaaaaatgctctaaAGAGTGGAATCTCCTTTTCAACCAGCCTTTGCTGATTATTTAGCATATAAAAGACATTTGAGGTAGAAAATCATTCAACTCTATGATTGCCTCAATTGTTTGATGACCATATTGTTTGATAGGATGATCAGATGTTGAGGAAATACTTTTCCATTGCTTCCACATAATATATAAGATCCCTTGAGTTTCCTGGAATTTCTATTTGGAAAATTACCAACAGTAATTTTCAAAACCCCACTTTTCTTATATAAGAGAAATTAATAATGCATACTTATTTCTAAGCTTTTGTCAAAGTTTGTGTTAAAATTGTATTATCTGAATTCTCACAGGGACCTAGGAACAATCAATACCACTTTAGCAGGTCACTCCTTTAAATGATTCTTaagcattttctgttttattttctcttcattgagGCTAGAGATCACAAGGACCTCTAACCCCACCCTTTCTCACTGTTTCGTGGGATAAGATTCTACTGAAGAGTTGTCAGCAACTGATTGACAAGGAAACAATATAACGGAGAAAGATTATGATTTGAGGGTGTGATTGGCTTTGGTATTGAAGCTCTACCCCTAGATGCTTGACTGTGATCATTTTTGTTACTTTcactaggcctcagttttctcatctgtaaaatgagagcgCCTCCAGGCTTTTGGAAATACTATGATCACCACTACTACTCTTCACTTTGCTTCATTGTGATTATGCTAATGTTcaagtaagagaaaaacagagatatTACTATGTGGTAATCATACTCACCCTTCAAAATCACCTCTTAAGCACCCTTCATAATAACTAGGATATTAAAAAtagcttattttaattttattttctcaggttAAAGTAACTTTTCTTTCCTAACTCTCTTGATACTTTTTCTGTACCTCTCATATGGTCATTATCATTTCTAcctcacattattattattattattgttttcacaCAGGCAGACAATATATTtaggagaataaatgaaaaaatctgtgaattaaattaattacagtctataaaatttctcatttcagAACAACTCACATTAACTTTACTTTTGTATTTGTCTTTACTTTTCTTCTAGACTATTCAATGCTTTTTATTCCCTCTGTCCCTAGGACAGTACTTTTCAAATTGGAGGTTGTGATTCCATTAATGGTTTGTGACATCAGTTCAGTAGGTCATGGCCATCAATctttaataatgtaataaaataggTTAAGATGAAAAACACTAGTTAAATGCATGTGAAAAGATCAACTATTATCttgttatatatacatttatgtgaacatatttgtatatttatatgaatGTGAAGTGTGTTTATAATGTCAATAGTCAGAGCACAGAAGATTGAAGCCAATTTTAGGTTCTCAATAACATTTTTGAATGACAAAATAAATCTCCTGAAAGTGACCTACAGAGAAAATTGTCCTGGACTTTTTGTCAGAAAAAATGGGAAACGGTCTCACTTTTGTTATTTATAACCTGCTTGAATAATCTTACAAAAACCATTTAACCTTTCTAATCCTCAGTGTTCACATCATTATAGGGGGGTCAATAGCCCAAAGTACAGGTGGTTGTAAGAATTAAACAGATAATGTGTGTGAAAGCCTTTTGTAAACTAAATTTCTATACAAAtaccattttattggtgtattatAACCTGAATTTGGTCACCTCTGCCTCAGGTATACAGTCTGGGGAGAAATGCATAATATTATGCCTTTTATCTCATGAAGTCTGAATCTGTGAGTTAGATTGTTCAGAAATACGTATTCAATCTcttcaaaaaaagcaaaaaaaaaaaagtaaaagtgacATGCAGTATATCTAGTTAATCTTATTTGGTGGTAAATGTTATCTATAACCTCTTTCTGTCAAAATTTAGAGTGATGAGTGTTATTCTTTTAGAATATTgtctatgggacttccctggtggtccagtggttaagactccgtgcttccactgaaggggtcCCGGGTCCgattcctggtgggggaactaagatcccgcaagccgcatggcatagccaaaaaaacatgtgtttcttctgtctcttcctttctttctattctaACTGTCAATATTACTGAAGTAGACATTTGTGCCATTAAACTGTTATCCCAGCTCCATGTGCAAAGTACTTTCCCAGAATTTTTCAATTGTGTTTGAGAGGGTGGGTAACAAGTGCTATCACAACATTCCCTCCAGGCACGTATTGCCCCCatattataaatgaagaaacaggttCAGAGTTGTCATTTGCACAAGGCCACAGAGCTACTAACATATGCCCAGCTCTCACTGGTTCCACCATCTCTGCTCTACCCATCATGCCCTGTGGTCTCCAGATTCATCCAATTACTCATTCTTTCATCCATTCGTCTGAGACAGACATGCTACCTCAAGGTAAGTGTGATGCCACAAATTGGGAAAATTACTTTGGGATAACTGAAACCCAGagtaaaagaaaataggaaacagtaagttaataaaataaagacttataatagtaatagtaatagtagccAAAGAGTTTTGATTACTTACTTACATGTGTCACGTACGGTTCTAAGAGCTTTTGCATGCgttccttcattttctcttcaccGGCATCTTACaaggtaagttttatttttaaaaattattcccatttacatataaagaaactgaggcacagagagactaaGCCATTTGCCTGTATTCCCACTGCTAGTAACTGGCAAGATTAACATGTAAAACCACACTGACTACAAACAATTGgctacatttttttctagaagcATGCTTAAGAATTTTAGTTATGTGAAACATTTTCGCAAATAAACCCCTCTTCTTTGTGAACCCAATGATACAGAACAGAGCATGTATTTGTGTGTCTACAGATTTTTGGCACAGATTATTTTGCTGAAGGAAGCAACAGTTAAGGACAAATAACTAACATAACATATTTTAAGTCTTCCACGGGGCCTGAAAACATGTTTCTATGGTAACAAGTATAGGTCATGTGAGGGGTGAgagaagaattagaagaaaaagctATCAGTTTAGAATGTcttaaacaatttttcttttgcGAACTCACTCCCCTCAATGAGTTATGCTACCAATTTGACCTTTTGACTCTTCGAAGGCCACAGATTCCTAGGAACTCTTTGAACTTGAGAACTTCAGTTACAACTTAATGGAAGCAATTTTGAAATACATTGAAGGACTGGGGAAGCTCTGCTCTTTAATCTACTGTCTCTTCATCGGGAGAACTGCAGTGTCCCTGGCTGACCCATTTTAAACGGCTTCATGTTGTTTTTCACATATTGCGTCTGTCAGATTAAAAGGGAACCGGAGAGGAAACGTAAGTCACTGGCTCATAGGGACTTTTGGGGACATAGAATAGTTTGTGGCTTCTGCTGGTGAAAAAATCgaaaggagaagaaacagttTGCTGAGAGGATTCCAGTTTCATGAGAAATTAGATTCTGTGAATTCCCCAGGCTGAGGTTAATGGTTAGTCCAGGTGATTGGTCAGAAGTCAAGTGGGCAGCAGCAGCCATCTGGAAAAACAGGGCTGGGGAGACCACTGACCTCACTCCCTCCCAGTGAAGGATTCTCAGATAAGAAAAACATGCCACCTCCCTTCTCCCATTGTTCATGTTTGCATCAATCTAGTACCGCTCCAGGATGTTGGAATAAGCAGAGTGTTACTTATCAGTTAATGGAAATGACTGTCTCTGGCCTTACAGATAGGCCAGAGTGAGCAGGACCTTGACCTCAGTGTGGATGCCAGTTTGAGGACGTTTGCAGCACTGCAGCCCTGATGTGTTGAGAAACGCAGACAGGCTGAATTATTAACAGCAGCAGTGATGATGGAGTAGAGGAAGATTCGGGAATATTTCAAAGGTAGACCCTGTAGCTGGGTTGCAGTTGACTTTGAGTGTAAAGGAATGCGCATGTGGATAAGGacagtcttcctctttctgaatcAAACAGGGTACGGCATCTGCTATCGAATTTGCGCAGCATTTGCTCCGTCAAACGACTGTGGCTGGCAACATacaaagataaaatggaatcagccacatgtttttctaaaaagagactaacatgtatttttattgtgataactCTAATTTCTCCTGCTTTGGTTCATTTTTCACAATATCATCAAGGCTCTTGCTACAATACTGATCTGATTGATACTCCACTCCTTACAGACTTCTAATGGTTTCTCACTACTTACAGCATGAAGTTTGAAAGTCCTTGGCATGGAATACAAGAggtttttttaaagcaatctgGCCCCATCAGAACTCTCCAGCCCCTATCAGTGTCCTACTTCCTTTCTACTCTTGGCCTCTTCCTCTGTCCTACACACCCTACATTCCGGCCATCCAGAATTTCAAAATTTCCCTGAAGATACCAGGCTGTTTGAAATCTCTGTGATTCAGTATATGCTTTTTCTGCTTGAAatgactttttctctcttttttcactgAAAATCCCCATTCCTACTTCAAGTCCCACGTGGTCTCCTATTGTGAAGGCTTCTCACTTTCCCCAGAGAGAACGAGCGTCTTCCTTCACCGAGCAACAATAACCATTGCTTAAACATCTGGTGTATACTTAGTGCTTTTGTGTGTAGACACTTGTTCATATTTCCACTTCTCATTAGACTAAAAATCCTCCTTAGGATAGTAattttgctttattcattttgtaTCGCCTGGGTCCTCCTATCCCAGTTCCTGGAACAGAGAAGACGATTAAAAGATAGGAGTGGATGAATTAATCACAcctcctgctttatttttaacaCTTCTTGTTCATGAAATGACCGTGACAAAAAATGAGCTTGAGGGAGAAGGTAAAATGCTATGTTTTATGCACTCCCTTTTCCAGTAGAGATACTTACTCTCTCTGTCTAGAATGCCCTGTATATCTGGGCCATTGCAAAGCACATTTTCCTACAGGTAgctgaggagaaagaagagagcagaaaCCAAGAAACAAGGTGAGTCTTCTCTAATCTGCCAATTCCACCATTACTGAAGGCCAATATCCATGTTTTTGGCTTTTTCCCCCAAGCTCactcagaaaaacaacttttataaaagaatagggatgtagaaaacaaatttatggttaccaggagggaaaatggggggagggataaattgggagattgggattgatgtatacaccctactatatataaaatagataactaataaggacctactgtataacacagggaactctactcaatactctctagTGAcgtatataggaaaagaatctaaaagagagtggatatatgtatatgtataactgattcgctttgctgtacacctgaaaactaacacaacattgtaaatcaactatactccaataaaaattaaaaaaagaaaaaaaattaaaataaataaataaatatttctttgaaaagattaaaaaatgaatggtGGCCTGCAATCCTGGTAAGAGTGGATTCCATTTGGATCAATAACAATACCTTTTAGCAGCTGACAGTTATACGCACTCTGGGTCCCAGTTGACTGCAGTTGCAACCAATTTCCTCTTGGGTGGTAGCTCGTATTTACAACTTCAAACAGCTCATACGGAGGGACCAGGACCTCCTTTTTGAGAGAGAAGTCTTGTACAGGTGCCCCCAGGCAGGTCAATATGGTAAATAGAGTTTGGTCCCCAAACTTCTGTGCCTCTTCTCTCAGGAAAGAGGTGGAGAGGAATTGGCCAAAGCGAATGGTGGCACCCATGGGGGCTTCCAAGTAAACGCCCTTCACCTCATGGTGCACCTCATAACACAGAGAGTCATTCCTTGTGACAATCTCTTTCCTCAGCAGCTGGATTGCCGTGGTCAGGTAGTAGTGTAGATATTTGAAATGGAATGAACGTTTATATTGCTGGGGAGACCCAGCAGCACTGGCCATGGCTCTGGAGAAGTCTGAACGAACACTGCCGTTCGACGAATAAACCAAGATGGCCACAGCATGTGTAACAGTCATGTTCTCAGGGAGAGCTTTTCCTTGTGTCAACCAGTCTAAGTGTGCACGTTGCCAGACCCTGTGGTAATTCCTACGAGATTCTAGTTCTTTCGTAAAATAATCCCCTTGAATCAGGTCCTCCATGACTTGTTGGCTGCAGCCTTGGTACTGATCATCAAAGGAACCGGGTGCCAAGTCAAAGTCAATTTTAACTGCGAcctataaggaaagaaaaatcttgattttaatttttcaaattcgATGGTGAATCTTGTTGACCTGAAGTAAATAGCGTGCCaggtatttctccagcaaagataggtctattcaggatcagcagagagTTGCAATTCAGGTTCTGCAACTGCGGTGCGCCGTGTACAAGTCCCTACAGGGCAAGGGAAGAAGAATGCTTtcatagagaagaaaaggaagatgggAGGGTATAGTAAACAGAGAGTTCATGGCTTTACATTCGCccagtccttgccaggaaagaagaggtgtttttcttcttcctgttagACTCTGCTATGCcgcagggcatgagagctcccctttCTGGTCTCCCGACTCTATTTAATGgaggtttctgtttttttaatttttacggTGTGGTAGCAGATTTGCTACACTGTATAAGACTGAGTTGTCTGCTCAAAATCAGTATTTGCTGAAGTAATTTTCACTCATAACCATTACACTGATCCAGTCCTTCCTATATCTGTGACCCATGCTagatgttgaatttggtttgacAAATATTACTGAAAGCACAAAAAAACCTCATCTCCCCATGGAGGAAGTGACCCTTTTTGTATCAGTGAAAAGTCTTTTTGCATATTgagtattttgaagaaaaaaattaataatcaaaGTTTAATTATACTATCTGTTTCCTCTCCTAACCCCTTCACATTCTCACACAGGTGTTATAAGTAATACCTCTTTTATGAATACCTAAAACCTATATTAAGCCTTTGGCTTTGATTTAAGAAAAGACTTAAGTGATGAGTTGGGTTCTCCAAGGGGGCCCCCAGTAAATGACAACCCTCTCCTCTGCTCAGGACTTGAAATATGAAggctaaaatataatttttactaCTGAATGAGAACATGTTGGAGCACCCATCTTTAGGTCTGATGGCTGGTGGGCTTGTTAAGGGTAAACCCCAGAATGAGCTGACTTGCCCACTTAGCTGCAGGCAGTATTGGATTGCAACCTGTCCAGGTGAGATTCTTGCCATGGGAGGAACACAGAACTCATGCCTTTTGCCATTGGGTTAATTCCCAGGAGGAAGAAGAGCAAACACAGCATATCCAGTTATTCTTCCTGACGTTACCAGTCAAGTAACGTCTGTCCACCTCCAGGGGAGCGATGTGAGGAGAGGGTTGGACAGAGGTCAGTGGGGTTCCTGGTAATGTCCTTCTTCTTAGAAATCAGGAGTaggaaaaagacattttctcATGGGtagccaatggaatattacttattgATACCCAGTGCATATTAAATTAAAGTTAGAGATTTGAAGACAAGTTCTTTAAGTCTCATCCATCTATAATTGAGAGCCATATTTTTCAGTTATCTTAATTTCAAGGTGTTTCCTTCTGGGCAAAGAAATGATACTTTCCTAATAAACAGTACTTACTAAGGAACATATTAAGAGATAAAATTCCATCCAGTGAATGTCAACAGTGTTGTAGCTGGAACTCAAAAGCATACCATTTGGTATTTTTACTATGTTATTTATGGTGAGAAGTCATCTAGTTGTGTGTAAACTGGAACAAAATTTTAAGACTGCTTAAATGATTTTAACCGATAATTCTTTAGAGCAGATTTGCAAATAATTCTACAGAATCTATTTaagccaaaacaaaataaaaaatatcttctatCAAACCTTGTGAACTCCAAAACTTTAATCTATTACTAGATATCAAATGGGtattctgtcttctttctttttttttttttaaagttgagagCTATGTTTCATTCagtgggaatttttaggacttcaagcccgggagATGGCATCTCACGTAACCCCGAGAGAACTGCTCTGAGGAAGTGAGGGGGGAGCTCGGATACATAGGAGTTTTGTAACAAAGGGCACGTactcggaacatcaaaagattactgttaattaaagaaaaccagacattaaaattaaggaatttagtgcttttctatgtatgggaagatgcaagcgtctgggctcactgaaactGTTTTCTCTTAACATTaggttatttttcattatagagAACTTTATAATACGTCTTTTGAGTTGATCCATAtgatacaggataaagccaaatAGACTTGGTTGATTTTGCATTATTTGTCCTACAGAAGCAatgttttacttaaattttatggagaatcaagaaaaaaatgctatGCCTCTAGCTTCTGTGATGCCAAATCTGTAAACTGTAAAGAActccataattttaaataatcgTTTTCAACCCTCTTTGCCAGCATTACGTGTTAGTTAAAATGTCTAAGTGAAATTACATCCCAAGGGACTAAAGGTCATCTAAAGGTTGCACCACTGGAGCCCTGATCATAAAGAGATCACCTCCTCCGTGGTAACTCACCGTGGGTCTCTGCAGACTTGAGCACAGCAGCAGGAGAGGAAGTTGCCCTCTTAGGAGCCAGATTCTCACCTCAGGGGCTGCAGTATTTGGAAGAAGACTCCTCCTGCATCTGTTGGTCAAAGGGCAGTATTTGTTGGTGTTCAAAGCACTTCTTCGCCCCTGCAGCTTCATCCTGAAATCAGTTCTCAGGGTGctcctttggggttttcttgggGTTGAGTCTCAGCAAGAACCTTCCTCACCTATGTCTATGTTGAGACGTCTGCTGACCGCCACCAACTAGCAGTTTCCAAGGGAAGAAATCAACTCGAACTCACTTGCAAAGCTGAAATCTCTGTTGAACAGCCAGACTTGTGCACCAAATAAGGAATTCTGAAGTGAACTCAAATTAGTTTCCGACTTAAAAAAATCCTGATCTAGTCTCTATGCAGGGAAATTCCAAAGTCTTGTTACAGGTCTGGCTCACCAGCTTAGCCTTAACTTTCTTAAGAAGgcaggaaggggcttcctaggtggcacagtggttaagaatccgcctgccaatgcaggggacacgggttcgagacctggtcagggaagatcccacgtgccgcggagcaccAAATCTCCTGcgccactactgaagccccaAGCCTAGAGCCCGAGCGCACCGCAACAACGAGTAGCCCCGAGTGCACCGCAACAACgagcagcccccgctctccgcaactggagaaaacccacatgcagcaacgaagaccccaggCAGcgaaaaatgaataagtaaataaataaaagaaaagaaaaggcagcagGCAAAGGCATGCACTGTATGGTGTTTGGGGCCAAGTGGTTTTATCTTGAGCTGCAGCCTTTGAGTGATATGATTGGCTCGTGCAGGTTCCTGGGAAGATACCACCTCAAGGTTGGCCTATGCTAGGCTCATCTGGTACTGCTGATAGGCCCTGCCCAGAAGGGACTGCCACAAAGCAAAACAGTAGGGTTACTGCCAAAAAGAAAGCTCTCTTTGCTGCTTTTCCACTGCACATTTGAAATCGTCCACTCTAGAAATTATACCTGTTCAGATGACAGATCTTCTATGTTTTCTCTTCTAAAGGCATCAGATTCTCAATCCACACTATTTCAGTCTGGGGCGAATCCAAATGACTACTGTCAGAAGACAGCCTCTGAGCAGCTGACAGCACTCAAAAGTAGGTGACATCGATCAAGAACAGGTTCcagggtgttgagttcatttagCATAAATGTCCTATGAAACCCTCTCTCTTAGACACTTCCCTTTCTAGTCTGAACATCCTTCCTCTGTTCCCAGTCCTTGGGGTAATTGTTTTTCTTGCAAATCTTTCCCACTTAACACTTTCATTATTTAACTGTGAAGGGAAATGAAATCTTGTTCTCGGAAATTCTGGTATTTTTTTCAGCagcagtaaatatttttacactAAATTTTCTGATAATCACAGCAGTTATGTCTCATAACAAAAGTTCAGAATATCTAGAAAAGTATAAAGGAGGAAACCAAATTACCCATAACCCATCATCTGGGGAAAGGTACTATTTAGATTTAGATTTTggttttgcacacacacacacacacacacacacacacacacacgttctagGACTGAAATAATGTGTGCAATTTTGCatgctgtttttttcccttattttttttcttctatatcttatgtttccttttttaaaaaattgaggtatagttgatttctcTTAATGTTTTAATGTAAGCATGTCCGCATGTAACTTAATACTTactgaaaacatgtttttttatggctgtacAATATTCTACCATCAGTGAAATATGGGGTGGATCCATGGACtatactgtcacaaaaacagattGGTGAATAGGACACGGACTCTTGAAAAAGACACGTCAGTTCAATTCCTGGCTCTCCTACTTGATGTTTGACCTCATGCAAAGTACTAAgcttctctgttcctcagtttcctcatttggttttttgttttgttttgttttttcggtctcaccgtgcagcatgcaggaccttagttccctgaccagggatcgaacccgggccccctgcagtggaagcccggagtcttaactactgaaccaccagggaagtccctcctcattTGTTAAggggagataataatagtacttacctctcTGAATGCTTTCATACATTTATAACCCTTTAACAGCACCTGGCACtgagaaattttttaataaataaaaacattattatttgtACCAAAACATTGTTATTTGTACCaaagtttattgaataaatgtatTACATTTAGCCTGTTTTCAACTTTGTACTATTATAAACAATGACTTACGAACATGTTTTGGACACAAATCTTTGTGTGCTTTTCTTCTTGCAATTTTAAGACACAATTTAGAGATGTGATCACTTACCAATGAAATGTATATAGTTTTGGACGTCATTGAAAACATGAGTAGTGTATGAAAATATCCCTTTAAGATTTTAATAATTCTTAAGATTCCTTGTATCAACTGTTAATTTGGGATACTGAGGTTtcatgaagagaaataaaattagagtCCGAAAACTTGGATTATGGGTCTCATTCTACAGGTTGGTAGCtgagtttacttaaaaaaaaaaccctgcaagctgtgctgagcttcagtttccttaaccTTGTAGAGTTGTCAAAAATAAATGATGTGATAATAATTACCTTTTCTGGAGAGTGCACTGTGCTTCAAGACCTTTTGGTATGTTATCTTAACCCACAACACAACTATAAGGAAGAGACATTTTAACCTCCACTTTATGGGTGTATTTGCTGAAACTCTGTGAGGGCAAATAACTTGTCAGTGATCGCAGGCGGTTTCCTCTTACCTCCATGGCCCACTGTCTCCAAAAATTCTAAAGGACTGtaagtgtcatttttttttttttttggccgtccCGCGTGTcttgccggatcttagttccccaaccagggattgaacgcggGCCCTCGGCACTGAAAGcgcccagtcctaaccactggacggccagggaactTCCCTGTTAactgtcattttattattattgtctgtaagggttttgttgattttcctaATGTGACTGCCGCTTCCAAAATAAGACCACTAGGGGGCAGCAGGAACCTTTGTAACCTTTTTGTACAGCTGGAATTTAAAGATTGGGAAGGGgacggggggagggaggaagagcgagacacagagacagaaacagagaaaagagactgagacagaagaagggaaagagggagggaagcaagAGAACACCAACAATAATATCTGGGGTAGGGAAAGGCCACAGGtctggtgtgtgagtgtgtgtatatttttgattaaaataaagttttctgaCAATGTTTAGTCATTGAAAACAATCATCTTTTGTCTTGAGGGCTATTTTATTAAAGTTCCCATGAGAAAATTTAATATTAGTTAATTTAGAGCTTGATGTTCACccagttaccattttcttaatgatgcCCAGTTCTTCAAAATCTGCTGTCTTGATGGGTAAAAAGGATATGCGTCTGGAAGTTGTACAGAACTGTGTTGGTATTTTGCTTCCATGATTTCCCAGCTTTTGTAAATCTGAATAAGTAATGTCAGTTCTCCGTCTCAGCTTCTTTATATATAAAAGCCGAGATGACAACACAACTCTTGCAGGGTCGTGTTGGCAATGAAATTGAGATACTCTGTAAAATATCATGGAATGGATCCATGAACTATAGTGTCTCAGAAGCAGATTGACTGATGAATGATAGAACATGAGTCCTTGAGAAAGATACTTCGGCTCAATCCCGTGTTCTATCACTTCCTTAACGTTTGACCCGGGCAAGTATTTTACCTTTCTGCTCTGCAGTTTCCTCAGTTTCCTGATGCCACTGACACTTAGCAGGTGC contains these protein-coding regions:
- the ART4 gene encoding ecto-ADP-ribosyltransferase 4 yields the protein MKLQGRRSALNTNKYCPLTNRCRRSLLPNTAAPEVRIWLLRGQLPLLLLCSSLQRPTVAVKIDFDLAPGSFDDQYQGCSQQVMEDLIQGDYFTKELESRRNYHRVWQRAHLDWLTQGKALPENMTVTHAVAILVYSSNGSVRSDFSRAMASAAGSPQQYKRSFHFKYLHYYLTTAIQLLRKEIVTRNDSLCYEVHHEVKGVYLEAPMGATIRFGQFLSTSFLREEAQKFGDQTLFTILTCLGAPVQDFSLKKEVLVPPYELFEVVNTSYHPRGNWLQLQSTGTQSAYNCQLLKASSKKCIPIPVVIASLSFLTCVIISSKSRA